From one Culex quinquefasciatus strain JHB chromosome 3, VPISU_Cqui_1.0_pri_paternal, whole genome shotgun sequence genomic stretch:
- the LOC6046846 gene encoding perlucin, whose product MYKLIGLVVILAVSSSQQNLIENDSQSKYLIPNFTANWFKAVEYCTYLGRRLAIIESPTAEENLYRAIKSSEVFVNVSTRVWIGANDLGDEGNFHWHATGRRVQYANWVHLQPDNWGGNENCVEVGTNNVGGFQLNWKWNDDNCNRPHYFVCEEGS is encoded by the exons ATGTACAAACTTATTGGTTTGGTCGTGATTCTGGCTGTTTCGTCCAGTCAGCAAAATCTCATTGAAAACGATTCCCAGTCGAAGTATTTAATACCCAACTTTAcg GCCAACTGGTTCAAGGCCGTCGAGTACTGCACCTACCTTGGACGGAGACTGGCAATCATCGAGAGTCCAACCGCCGAAGAGAATTTATACCGGGCGATCAAATCTTCGGAGGTCTTCGTAAATGTCAGCACGCGGGTCTGGATCGGGGCCAACGATTTGGGTGACGAAGGAAACTTCCATTGGCATGCCACCGGGAGGCGGGTCCAGTACGCAAACTGGGTACATCTTCAGCCGGACAACTGGGGAGGCAACGAGAATTGCGTGGAGGTTGGCACGAACAATGTCGGGGGGTTTCAATTGAACTGGAAGTGGAATGACGACAACTGCAACAGGCCACATTATTTCGTCTGTGAGGAAGGAAGTTGA
- the LOC119769351 gene encoding perlucin-like → MKKVIALIVLIFAVSSSMQYSFEESEELSEESVNQALREQQQHLLSIIRNDYNKALQIQVEVQTTQQPEVVPLSNISYVIPYFTANWHKSVEYCNYLGLRLAVIDSKEKEASLYAAVNASDVYSSGGTLVWVGASDLADEGNFHWHGTGRRVAYSNWARRQPDNTFDEHCVEAGLHEYQTLSMKWQWNDRNCKANRYFVCEGY, encoded by the exons ATGAAGAAAGTAATCGCTCTGATAGTACTGATCTTTGCTGTTTCATCCAGCATGCAGTATAGCTTTGAGGAATCGGAAGAACTAAGTGAAGAAAGTGTCAATCAAGCCCTaagagaacaacaacaacatttacTTTCGATAATAAGAAATGATTACAATAAAGCACTGCAGATTCAAGTGGAGGTACAAACGACGCAACAACCAGAAGTGGTTCCTTTGTCTAACATCAGTTACGTTATCCCATACTTTACG GCTAATTGGCACAAATCCGTCGAGTACTGCAACTACCTCGGACTTCGGCTGGCCGTGATCGACTCCAAGGAAAAAGAAGCCAGTCTGTACGCGGCCGTTAATGCCTCGGATGTCTACTCGAGCGGAGGTACGCTGGTGTGGGTGGGGGCGAGCGATCTGGCCGACGAGGGCAACTTCCACTGGCATGGGACCGGCAGGCGGGTTGCCTACTCGAACTGGGCTCGTCGCCAGCCGGACAACACCTTTGACGAGCATTGCGTCGAAGCTGGATTGCATGAGTATCAAACGTTGAGCATGAAGTGGCAGTGGAACGATCGGAACTGTAAGGCTAATCGTTACTTTGTGTGCGAAGGATATTAG
- the LOC119768672 gene encoding perlucin-like, with translation MQKVIALLVIVAVSSSLQSPVETESQTELQSEVESAAEAVPQPNFVIPFFPANWYKSVEYCNYLGLRLAVIDSKEKEASLYAAVMDSDVYSDGSNLVWVGASDLADEGSFHWHGTGRRVVYSNWADRQPDNGEKIEHCVEAGLHEYYRLSMKWQWNDRDCKVNRYFVCEKY, from the exons ATGCAGAAAGTAATCGCACTGTTGGTGATCGTGGCAGTTTCGTCCAGTTTGCAGAGCCCAGTGGAAACTGAGTCACAAACCGAGCTGCAATCCGAGGTGGAATCCGCGGCGGAAGCTGTACCCCAACCAAACTTCGTTATTCCCTTCTTTCCG GCAAATTGGTACAAATCCGTCGAGTACTGCAACTACCTCGGACTTCGGCTGGCCGTGATCGACTCGAAGGAAAAAGAAGCCAGTCTGTACGCGGCCGTCATGGACTCGGATGTCTACTCCGACGGGAGCAATCTGGTCTGGGTGGGGGCAAGTGATCTGGCCGACGAAGGAAGCTTTCACTGGCATGGGACCGGCCGGCGGGTTGTCTACTCGAACTGGGCCGATCGTCAGCCGGACAACGGCGAAAAGATCGAGCACTGCGTCGAAGCTGGCCTGCACGAATATTACCGGCTGAGCATGAAGTGGCAGTGGAACGACCGGGACTGCAAGGTTAATCGTTACTTTGTGTGTGAGAAGTATTAG